The region AAACATTGGCTTATGACTTAACTTTATATATTATTTATAATTTATTCCACTAACTTGATCATATAAATGAATATATCTATTGAATAAATATATAAATTAGATTTAATCAATTATGATGAAAAACGTAACCTAAGATAACGAGGTAAATAAAGAAATGAAAAATTTCAAAGCAAAAATGTTTAATCAAAAAGCTTCAGACCCAAAAAATAGACCAGAACAGATTTTAGAAACCTTATCATTGCAGCTTGGACAAAATATTGCCGATATAGGAGCTGGAGGAGGCTATTTTACTCTTCGATTTGCTGATGCTGTAGGGAGAGAAGGGCAGGTCTACGCTATTGATACAAATCCAGAATTTTTAAAATTTATTAAAAGTAGTGCTATAGAAAAGGGGCTGAATAACATTAAAACAATCCTAGTTACGGAGGATAAATTGATTTTGCCTGAAAAGAGTTTTGATTTGATCTTTGTACGTAACGTGTATCACCATTTACTTAATCGAGTTGATTATTTTAGAAATTTAACAAGTGCACTGAAACTACATGGAAAGATAGCAATTATAGAGTATA is a window of Candidatus Methylarchaceae archaeon HK02M2 DNA encoding:
- a CDS encoding class I SAM-dependent methyltransferase, which translates into the protein MKNFKAKMFNQKASDPKNRPEQILETLSLQLGQNIADIGAGGGYFTLRFADAVGREGQVYAIDTNPEFLKFIKSSAIEKGLNNIKTILVTEDKLILPEKSFDLIFVRNVYHHLLNRVDYFRNLTSALKLHGKIAIIEYKRSRPFSFRRIFRHYVPKEEIIDEMEESGYRLNKNFDFLPEQSFSIFSLRI